In Silene latifolia isolate original U9 population chromosome X, ASM4854445v1, whole genome shotgun sequence, the following proteins share a genomic window:
- the LOC141617442 gene encoding uncharacterized protein LOC141617442 — translation MGAYLESKGFVRGSKVAGFKFVNVEFKWQGTGYSAFDCGVYMMIHMLLFNGKLFDCALGEMDVLNLVRAEVVSILILSDHNKVRESVRSRITQFRDKYGQGLNPLENLVSNVAQKRSLDDEEEITYSKRPRVAVPPPKRVEGSPVVNPVAIQAESSPAVVQASAQSSGSQPLSAVRSRPRGGGDGLGCSIDCGAAGTQTLVVSTFLRNNQSLVRGIRSRRKHAVDYCLLDDYNFENSESISWYSRHATLRRSDIMTMLPEVVMSPVVIESWAVLLNHLESAEHLLPRMAFFGIRHMVHRPPLLPAHKASNVLTRSNDITDRLYHIWDTFIQDCDKTFNLNAEFIFVPVNIGGHFACMMYIFDVRGLPFEHPDLERKRNRRYLVVELVATLVLADINVNRDIFEAKLNGFIAGKEDLWAKLQKKRKIKAVLSKK, via the exons ATGGGTGCGTATCTGGAGTCTAAAGGGTTTGTCAGAGGATCAAAGGTTGCTGGGTTCAAATTTGTGAATGTCGAATTTAAATGGCAAGGCACGGGTTATTCTGCGTTTGATTGCGGGGTGTACATGATGATACACATGCTGCTTTTCAATGGGAAGCTATTTGACTGCGCCTTAGGTGAGATGGACGTTCTGAACCTCGTCCGGGCTGAAGTGGTGTCGATTCTTATCCTGAGTGACCATAACAAAGTGAGGGAGAGCGTTCGCTcaaggataacccaattcagAGATAAGTATGGTCAAGGTCTGAACCCGCTGGAAAACCTGGTCTCCAATGTTGCACAGAAGCGGAGTCTGGACGATGAGGAAGAGATTACGTACAGTAAACGACCTCGTGTTGCAGTCCCACCCCCTAAACGCGTAGAAGGAAGCCCTGTGGTCAATCCTGTAGCCATACAGGCGGAAAGCAGCCCCGCTGTTGTTCAAGCGTCAGCGCAGTCGTCGGGTAGCCAACCGTTGTCAGCCGTACGGAGCCGTCCCCGGGGCGGGGGGGATGGCTTGGGTTGCTCAATTGACTGTGGGGCTGCTGGTACGCAAACTCTTGTTGTCTCGACCTTCTTACGGAACAATCAAAGTCTGGTCAGGGGTATTCGATCACGTCGAAAGCATGCGGTGGACTATTGCCTGTTAGACGACTACAACTTTGAAAATTC TGAATCAATCTCTTGGTACAGTAGGCATGCGACGCTGCGCCGGTCCGACATCATGACCATGCTTCCTGAGGTTGTAATGTCGCCTGTTGTCATTGAGTCGTGGGCTGTTTTGCTGAACCATTTGGAGTCTGCTGAACACTTACTTCCTAGGATGGCCTTCTTTGGGATACGTCATATGGTACACCGTCCCCCCCTCCTCCCAGCGCACAAAGCCTCAAA CGTGCTCACGAGGTCTAATGACATCACTGATCGGCTGTATCACATTTGGGATACCTTCATCCAGGACTGTGATAAAACTTTCAACCTGAATGCCGAGTTTATCTTCGTACCTGTCAACATTGGTGGTCACTTTGCATGC ATGATGTATATCTTTGATGTACGAGGTCTACCTTTTGAGCATCCGGActtggagaggaagaggaatcgaCGGTACTTGGTAGTCGAGTTGGTGGCGACGCTTGTTCTAGCTGACATAAATGTCAACAGAGACATTTTTGAAGCAAAGTTGAATGGGTTTATCGCTGGAAAAGAAGATTTATGGGCCAAGTTACAAAAGAAGCGCAAAATTAAGGCTGTGTTGTCGAAAAAGTGA